A DNA window from Macadamia integrifolia cultivar HAES 741 chromosome 4, SCU_Mint_v3, whole genome shotgun sequence contains the following coding sequences:
- the LOC122077320 gene encoding hydroxyproline O-galactosyltransferase GALT6-like, giving the protein MKRGKLDTFVSLSRQRSVQLLIGLGISYMLLVGVEIPVVFRGGEGSVDGSNGFLNEPLSRPFRLESEEETQVKEAPIRPSKIPFRVSQSTLQPSQQTTPERRMREYKTISGLIFEDATLKSSKDGLSGLRKSARDAWEVGKQLWEELESGKVQFNEVKNRENRSESCPHSISLTGPEFQNRGKIIELPCGLTLGSHITLVGRPLPAHADYDPKISLPKGEESTLVSQFMMELQGLKTVDGEEPPRILHFNPRLKGDWSGRPVIEQNTCYRMQWGSAHRCDGWKSNADDETVDGQVKCEKWIRDDDNHSEESKAIWWLNRLIGRTKKVTVDWPYPFAEDKLFVLTLIAGLEGYHVNVDGRHITSFPYRTGFVLEDATGLSLNGDIDVHSIFAASLPTSHPSFAPQKLPEMSSRWQAPPLPDGPVELFIGILSAGNHFAERMAVRKSWMQSKLIRSSQVVVRFFVALNGRKEINAELKKEAEFFGDIVIVPFMDSYDLVVLKTVAICEYGVRTVSAKYIMKCDDDTFVRIDVVLKEAKKVPSNRSLYVGNINYYHKPLRDGKWAVTYEEWPEEDYPPYANGPGYIVSSDIAHFVVSEFENHKLRLFKMEDVSMGMWVEQFNSSRPVKYLHSFGFCQFGCIEDYLTAHYQSPRQMICLWDKLHQQGRPQCCNMR; this is encoded by the exons ATGAAGAGAGGAAAGTTAGATACTTTCGTCTCTCTTAGTCGTCAGAGGTCAGTTCAGTTATTGATCGGTTTGGGGATTTCGTATATGCTTTTGGTGGGTGTAGAAATTCCGGTTGTGTTTCGAGGCGGTGAAGGCTCGGTTGACGGTTCCAATGGTTTTCTCAACGAACCTTTGTCTCGGCCTTTCCGGCTTGAAAGTGAAGAGGAGACGCAGGTCAAAGAAGCGccgattcgaccttctaagatTCCTTTTAGGGTTTCGCAGAGTACTTTACAGCCATCGCAGCAGACGACACCCGAGAGGCGGATGCGAGAGTATAAGACCATCTCGGGGTTAATCTTCGAGGATGCTACATTAAAGAGTAGCAAAGATGGGTTATCGGGGCTTCGGAAGTCCGCTAGGGATGCTTGGGAAGTTGGGAAGCAGCTCTGGGAAGAGCTGGAATCGGGGAAAGTGCAGTTCAATGAAGTGAAGAATAGGGAGAATCGATCTGAGTCTTGCCCGCATTCAATTTCGCTTACTGGGCCGGAATTTCAGAACCGCGGTAAAATTATTGAACTCCCTTGCGGACTGACTCTGGGATCACACATTACGCTGGTGGGGAGGCCCCTTCCGGCTCACGCTGATTACGACCCAAAGATTTCTCTCCCTAAAGGCGAGGAGTCAACTTTGGTGTCGCAGTTCATGATGGAGTTGCAGGGACTGAAGACTGTTGATGGGGAAGAACCTCCGAGGATTCTGCACTTCAATCCTAGGTTGAAGGGCGACTGGAGTGGGAGGCCGGTCATAGAACAGAATACTTGCTATAGGATGCAGTGGGGATCGGCACATCGGTGCGATGGTTGGAAATCTAATGCTGATGATGAAACTG TTGATGGACAGGTCAAATGTGAGAAATGGATTCGTGATGACGACAATCACTCAGAGGAGTCAAAGGCAATATGGTGGTTAAACCGGCTGATTGGCCGAACAAAGAAGGTTACTGTTGATTGGCCATACCCATTTGCTGAGGACAAGCTTTTTGTGCTCACGCTTATTGCAGGATTGGAAGGTTATCATGTCAATGTTGATGGAAGGCATATTACCTCTTTCCCTTATCGCACT GGATTTGTTCTTGAGGATGCCACTGGACTATCGCTAAATGGGGATATTGATGTCCATTCCATATTTGCTGCTTCCTTGCCAACATCGCATCCAAGTTTTGCTCCACAGAAATTACCTGAGATGTCTAGTAGATGGCAGGCTCCACCTCTTCCTGATGGGCCTGTGGAGCTTTTCATTGGTATCCTCTCTGCTGGCAACCATTTCGCTGAGCGGATGGCTGTTAGGAAATCCTGGATGCAGTCAAAACTGATCAGATCATCACAAGTGGTTGTGCGGTTCTTTGTGGCACTG aatggaagaaaagagataaATGCAGAGCTAAAGAAAGAAGCAGAGTTCTTTGGTGATATTGTTATAGTTCCGTTTATGGATAGCTATGATCTTGTGGTTCTTAAGACGGTCGCTATATGTGAATATGGG GTTCGTACAGTATCTGCAAAATATATCATGAAGTGTGATGATGACACATTTGTACGGATAGATGTGGTGCTCAAGGAAGCAAAGAAAGTACCCAGCAATAGGAGCCTATATGTAGGGAACATAAATTACTATCACAAGCCTTTGCGTGATGGTAAATGGGCAGTGACATATGAG GAATGGCCAGAAGAAGATTATCCACCCTATGCGAATGGGCCTGGCTACATTGTGTCGTCTGATATTGCACATTTTGTTGTATCCGAGTTTGAGAATCACAAGCTAAGA CTGTTCAAGATGGAAGATGTTAGCATGGGAATGTGGGTAGAGCAGTTCAACAGCTCAAGGCCGGTGAAGTATCTTCACAGCTTTGGGTTCTGCCAATTCGGGTGTATTGAGGATTACCTCACGGCACACTACCAGTCTCCTAGGCAGATGATCTGCTTGTGGGACAAATTGCATCAACAGGGAAGACCACAATGCTGCAATatgagatga